A part of Brassica rapa cultivar Chiifu-401-42 chromosome A05, CAAS_Brap_v3.01, whole genome shotgun sequence genomic DNA contains:
- the LOC103869973 gene encoding uroporphyrinogen decarboxylase 1, chloroplastic isoform X1, which translates to MSLSSPTSACSSSRCYSSGLSLPIGFRSSPINVGLVSHPRRHTNSPRKLVIASSSSSGSYLLYSSDPLLVKAAKGQPVTRPPAWMMRQAGRYMSVYKKLALKHPSFRERSENTDLIVEISLQPWQAFKPDGVIIFSDILTPLPAFGVPFDIEEVKGPVIQSPIRTEDDLKKLHPIDLEKLQFVGDSLKILRREVGEHAAVLGFVGAPWTIATYIVEGGTTRTYTVIKRMCHTAPNVLRALLSHLTKAITEYVVYQVEHGAHCIQIFDSWGGQLTPEMWERWSKPYIEEIIDAVKRRCPDTPIVFYINGNGGLLERMKGTGADVIGLDWTVDMADGRRRLGSDVSVQGNVDPAFLFSPLPALTEEIQRVVKSAGPKGHILNLGHGVLVGTPEEAVAHFFETARSLDYKTFFQNHVPAESELVA; encoded by the exons ATGAGTTTATCATCACCAACCAG TGCTTGCAGCTCGTCAAGATGTTACTCCTCGGGCTTATCGTTGCCAATAGGGTTCCGATCAAGTCCCATCAATGTAGGATTGGTTTCTCACCCAAGAAGACACACTAACTCTCCTCGGAAGCTCGTCATAGCTTCCTCCTCATCCTCAGGTTCGTATCTCCTCTACTCC TCAGATCCTTTATTGGTTAAAGCTGCTAAGGGGCAACCAGTGACTCGTCCTCCAGCTTGGATGATGAGGCAAGCAGGAAGGTACATGTCCGTCTACAAAAAGCTAGCCCTGAAGCACCCTTCCTTCAGAGAGAGATCAGAGAACACTGATCTCATTGTGGAGATCTCTCTGCAGCCTTGGCAAGCTTTTAAACCAGACGGTGTCATCATATTCTCCGACATCCTCACTCCCTTACCCGCCTTCGGCGTCCCTTTCGACATCGAGGAAGTCAAAGGCCCTGTGATCCAGTCCCCCATCAGAACCGAAGATGATCTCAAAAAGCTGCATCCTATTGATCTTGAGAAGCTTCAGTTCGTTGGAGACTCTCTGAAGATTCTGAGACGAGAGGTGGGGGAGCATGCTGCTGTGTTGGGTTTCGTTGGAGCTCCGTGGACGATAGCGACTTATATAGTTGAAGGAGGGACGACTCGGACGTATactgtgatcaagaggatgtgTCATACTGCACCTAATGTGCTGAGAGCTCTTTTGTCTCATTTGACTAAGGCTATTACGGAGTATGTTGTGTACCAAGTTGAGCACGGAGCTCACTGCATACAGATATTTGATTCTTGGGGTGGGCAGTTGACTCCTGAGATGTGGGAGCGCTGGTCCAAACCTTACATTGAAGAG ATCATTGATGCTGTGAAGAGAAGATGTCCAGACACGCCGATAGTTTTCTACATCAATGGAAACGGCGGCCTTCTTGAGCGGATGAAAGGAACCGGAGCTGATGTTATTGGACTAGACTGGACTGTAGATATGGCTGATGGAAGGAGGAGACTTGGGAGCGATGTTAGCGTGCAGGGGAATGTTGATCCAGCTTTCCTATTCTCTCCGCTTCCTGCTTTAACTGAAGAAATTCAAAG AGTTGTGAAGAGTGCTGGACCAAAAGGGCATATACTCAACCTAGGACATGGTGTCTTGGTAGGGACACCAGAGGAAGCCGTGGCTCATTTCTTTGAAACCGCAAGGAGCTTGGATTACAAAACGTTTTTCCAAAACCATGTTCCTGCAGAATCTGAACTGGTTGCCTGA
- the LOC103869973 gene encoding uroporphyrinogen decarboxylase 1, chloroplastic isoform X2, with amino-acid sequence MSLSSPTSACSSSRCYSSGLSLPIGFRSSPINVGLVSHPRRHTNSPRKLVIASSSSSDPLLVKAAKGQPVTRPPAWMMRQAGRYMSVYKKLALKHPSFRERSENTDLIVEISLQPWQAFKPDGVIIFSDILTPLPAFGVPFDIEEVKGPVIQSPIRTEDDLKKLHPIDLEKLQFVGDSLKILRREVGEHAAVLGFVGAPWTIATYIVEGGTTRTYTVIKRMCHTAPNVLRALLSHLTKAITEYVVYQVEHGAHCIQIFDSWGGQLTPEMWERWSKPYIEEIIDAVKRRCPDTPIVFYINGNGGLLERMKGTGADVIGLDWTVDMADGRRRLGSDVSVQGNVDPAFLFSPLPALTEEIQRVVKSAGPKGHILNLGHGVLVGTPEEAVAHFFETARSLDYKTFFQNHVPAESELVA; translated from the exons ATGAGTTTATCATCACCAACCAG TGCTTGCAGCTCGTCAAGATGTTACTCCTCGGGCTTATCGTTGCCAATAGGGTTCCGATCAAGTCCCATCAATGTAGGATTGGTTTCTCACCCAAGAAGACACACTAACTCTCCTCGGAAGCTCGTCATAGCTTCCTCCTCATCCTCAG ATCCTTTATTGGTTAAAGCTGCTAAGGGGCAACCAGTGACTCGTCCTCCAGCTTGGATGATGAGGCAAGCAGGAAGGTACATGTCCGTCTACAAAAAGCTAGCCCTGAAGCACCCTTCCTTCAGAGAGAGATCAGAGAACACTGATCTCATTGTGGAGATCTCTCTGCAGCCTTGGCAAGCTTTTAAACCAGACGGTGTCATCATATTCTCCGACATCCTCACTCCCTTACCCGCCTTCGGCGTCCCTTTCGACATCGAGGAAGTCAAAGGCCCTGTGATCCAGTCCCCCATCAGAACCGAAGATGATCTCAAAAAGCTGCATCCTATTGATCTTGAGAAGCTTCAGTTCGTTGGAGACTCTCTGAAGATTCTGAGACGAGAGGTGGGGGAGCATGCTGCTGTGTTGGGTTTCGTTGGAGCTCCGTGGACGATAGCGACTTATATAGTTGAAGGAGGGACGACTCGGACGTATactgtgatcaagaggatgtgTCATACTGCACCTAATGTGCTGAGAGCTCTTTTGTCTCATTTGACTAAGGCTATTACGGAGTATGTTGTGTACCAAGTTGAGCACGGAGCTCACTGCATACAGATATTTGATTCTTGGGGTGGGCAGTTGACTCCTGAGATGTGGGAGCGCTGGTCCAAACCTTACATTGAAGAG ATCATTGATGCTGTGAAGAGAAGATGTCCAGACACGCCGATAGTTTTCTACATCAATGGAAACGGCGGCCTTCTTGAGCGGATGAAAGGAACCGGAGCTGATGTTATTGGACTAGACTGGACTGTAGATATGGCTGATGGAAGGAGGAGACTTGGGAGCGATGTTAGCGTGCAGGGGAATGTTGATCCAGCTTTCCTATTCTCTCCGCTTCCTGCTTTAACTGAAGAAATTCAAAG AGTTGTGAAGAGTGCTGGACCAAAAGGGCATATACTCAACCTAGGACATGGTGTCTTGGTAGGGACACCAGAGGAAGCCGTGGCTCATTTCTTTGAAACCGCAAGGAGCTTGGATTACAAAACGTTTTTCCAAAACCATGTTCCTGCAGAATCTGAACTGGTTGCCTGA
- the LOC103869973 gene encoding uroporphyrinogen decarboxylase 1, chloroplastic isoform X3, with protein MMRQAGRYMSVYKKLALKHPSFRERSENTDLIVEISLQPWQAFKPDGVIIFSDILTPLPAFGVPFDIEEVKGPVIQSPIRTEDDLKKLHPIDLEKLQFVGDSLKILRREVGEHAAVLGFVGAPWTIATYIVEGGTTRTYTVIKRMCHTAPNVLRALLSHLTKAITEYVVYQVEHGAHCIQIFDSWGGQLTPEMWERWSKPYIEEIIDAVKRRCPDTPIVFYINGNGGLLERMKGTGADVIGLDWTVDMADGRRRLGSDVSVQGNVDPAFLFSPLPALTEEIQRVVKSAGPKGHILNLGHGVLVGTPEEAVAHFFETARSLDYKTFFQNHVPAESELVA; from the exons ATGATGAGGCAAGCAGGAAGGTACATGTCCGTCTACAAAAAGCTAGCCCTGAAGCACCCTTCCTTCAGAGAGAGATCAGAGAACACTGATCTCATTGTGGAGATCTCTCTGCAGCCTTGGCAAGCTTTTAAACCAGACGGTGTCATCATATTCTCCGACATCCTCACTCCCTTACCCGCCTTCGGCGTCCCTTTCGACATCGAGGAAGTCAAAGGCCCTGTGATCCAGTCCCCCATCAGAACCGAAGATGATCTCAAAAAGCTGCATCCTATTGATCTTGAGAAGCTTCAGTTCGTTGGAGACTCTCTGAAGATTCTGAGACGAGAGGTGGGGGAGCATGCTGCTGTGTTGGGTTTCGTTGGAGCTCCGTGGACGATAGCGACTTATATAGTTGAAGGAGGGACGACTCGGACGTATactgtgatcaagaggatgtgTCATACTGCACCTAATGTGCTGAGAGCTCTTTTGTCTCATTTGACTAAGGCTATTACGGAGTATGTTGTGTACCAAGTTGAGCACGGAGCTCACTGCATACAGATATTTGATTCTTGGGGTGGGCAGTTGACTCCTGAGATGTGGGAGCGCTGGTCCAAACCTTACATTGAAGAG ATCATTGATGCTGTGAAGAGAAGATGTCCAGACACGCCGATAGTTTTCTACATCAATGGAAACGGCGGCCTTCTTGAGCGGATGAAAGGAACCGGAGCTGATGTTATTGGACTAGACTGGACTGTAGATATGGCTGATGGAAGGAGGAGACTTGGGAGCGATGTTAGCGTGCAGGGGAATGTTGATCCAGCTTTCCTATTCTCTCCGCTTCCTGCTTTAACTGAAGAAATTCAAAG AGTTGTGAAGAGTGCTGGACCAAAAGGGCATATACTCAACCTAGGACATGGTGTCTTGGTAGGGACACCAGAGGAAGCCGTGGCTCATTTCTTTGAAACCGCAAGGAGCTTGGATTACAAAACGTTTTTCCAAAACCATGTTCCTGCAGAATCTGAACTGGTTGCCTGA
- the LOC103869974 gene encoding rab3 GTPase-activating protein non-catalytic subunit, with translation MAKRIHLTELGCIACEELTELGAGKEGWLVNNPNLISALDSHSIALAHRFLILIVNWADPDSLRVKIRPDLSPIEAESITAIEWLVFDDVRVVLAGTSCGYLLVYSIAGDLIHKQLVHPSRILKLRVRGTKKDLMQETSSEEISIVLPGIIARFDGSNIQSMLQKWFQEKNSNFWDQKSKKGDPEDTGSLHQRLPYQIWNVNKNGVCVDATITGIMPPPLLEHQSSQRYYCAVTIGEDAVISAYRLSEDRGRSLVGAILSKVVPAAASTIASFSKLIWRSNDQSPKRKPEAKTQSFARASSLTCIKDYPRKGEKLTLSPSGTLAAITDSLGRILLLDTQALVVVRLWKGYRDASCVFMEMLAKKDKGKSVYHTEPVKSDYCLCLAIHAPRKGIIEVWQMRTGPRLLTIQCAKGSKLLQPAYRFGSNSSSSPYIPLEVFLLNGDSGQVSMLNRSLS, from the exons ATGGCGAAGAGGATACACCTGACGGAACTAGGCTGCATCGCGTGCGAGGAACTCACCGAGCTCGGCGCGGGTAAAGAAGGGTGGCTCGTGAACAATCCAAACCTTATCTCCGCACTCGATTCCCACTCTATAGCCCTAGCCCATCGATTCCTCATCCTGATCGTGAATTGGGCTGATCCCGACTCTCTTCGCGTCAAGATCAGACCCGATCTGTCTCCCATCGAGGCGGAATCTATCACAGCGATCGAGTGGTTAGTGTTTGACGACGTCAGAGTCGTCCTCGCCGGAACCTCCTGTGGTTATCTCCTGGTTTACTCTATTGCCGGTGATCTGATTCATaaacag TTGGTGCATCCTAGCCGTATATTGAAACTAAGAGTACGTGGCACTAAGAAAGATTTGATGCAAGAGACATCCTCTGAGGAGATTAGCATTGTGTTGCCTGGCATTATTGCTCGCTTTGATGGCTCCAACATTCAG AGTATGCTTCAGAAATggtttcaagaaaaaaattcaaacttttggGACCAAAAGAGTAAAAAAGGTGATCCGGAAGATACTGGGAGTTTGCACCAACGATTACCTTATCAGATATGGAATGTTAACAAGAACGGTGTGTGCGTTGATGCTACTATCACCGGCATAATGCCTCCTCCGTTACTGGAGCATCAG TCAAGTCAACGTTATTACTGTGCAGTGACCATTGGAGAGGATGCTGTTATCTCGGCTTACAG GCTCTCTGAAGATAGAGGTAGATCGCTTGTTGGAGCGATTCTATCAAAAGTTGTACCTGCAGCTGCTTCAACCATTGCTTCTTTTTCAAAACTGATCTGGAGAAGTAATGATCAGTCACCAAAGCGAAAGCCAGAAGCTAAGACTCAATCATTCGCTCGAG CTTCATCCTTGACATGTATAAAGGACTACCCAAGGAAAGGCGAGAAGCTGACGTTATCCCCAAGCGGGACATTAGCTGCTATAACAGATTCTCTTGGTCGTATACTTCTGCTAGACACTCAAGCTCTCGTGGTTGTCCGACTATGGAAG GGTTATCGTGACGCCAGCTGCGTGTTCATGGAGATGTTAGCCAAAAAAGATAAAGGAAAATCTGTATATCACACAGAACCGGTGAAAAGCGATTACTGTCTATGCTTAGCCATTCACGCGCCACGCAAAGGCATCATCGAG GTGTGGCAGATGAGAACGGGGCCGCGTCTTCTAACGATTCAATGTGCGAAAGGTAGCAAGTTGTTGCAGCCTGCGTATAGGTTTGGATCAAACTCTTCGTCTTCTCCTTATATTCCTCTTGAAGTCTTCTTACTCAATGGAGATTCCGGCCAAGTCTCTATGCTCAACCGATCTCTGTCTTAA
- the LOC103869975 gene encoding uncharacterized protein LOC103869975 produces the protein MLGQDLSFSKTLNPSFFISPFSIRKSPPNSFARRTVSVLPLTERKFTFGVKSSELYGGFRRDVRALAGRSKKKPGGSSGGRIEGDSDTRKQAKRNAREKSKKLAESLFYRLYNNPDKSRSKILSSHPDKFTEDELEMIGLGYDRMVRFMDKDDPRLRHPHDWFKYGEFGPYSWRGVVVGDPVRGTISDECVTMYGEVANHEEFEKVEQHEMNLAFQKRVKELDSGVGLRYFWVFVRHPKWRLSELPWEQWTLVSEVVVEVDKKKRLDKWNLMGRLGNKSRSLICQCAAWFRPDIVYVKKPVFQCRFEPQEDFFNSIVPYLNPVTEAGYVFEVEDDDGRVELSTYYGGLCKMLKVRQTAFVDDVVKAYEKLSDEKKSKVLRFLLGNHPIELLHPYTKEWKAKLEEMELGCDAPDEDEDEVINSGSSEKGEFSEWVEDEGGDSEMEEEEEDDDDNMVVDVEGNVEEDSLEGEVDEVDPEQDERYWEEQFKKATSNAERMETLAEMSMVVSDKFYEKQLKAMAEREDGDGDFGGDELEMRGKKAKVKPEEWKTVGYGRWMKKIKKSRIPPELFLRAAVRPFVYRNLVKEIVLTRHAILEGEIGQNE, from the coding sequence ATGTTAGGCCAAGACTTATCCttttctaaaaccctaaaccctagctTCTTCATCTCCCCTTTCTCAATCCGCAAATCTCCACCCAACTCCTTCGCACGAAGAACTGTATCCGTTTTACCACTTACCGAGAGGAAGTTTACTTTCGGAGTCAAAAGCTCCGAGCTTTATGGTGGCTTCCGGCGAGACGTTCGCGCATTAGCGGGGCGGAGCAAGAAGAAACCCGGAGGCTCATCCGGCGGGAGGATAGAAGGAGACTCCGACACAAGAAAGCAGGCGAAGCGCAACGCCCGCGAGAAGTCCAAGAAGCTAGCGGAGTCTCTGTTCTACCGCCTCTACAACAACCCCGACAAGTCCCGGAGCAAGATCCTCAGCAGCCACCCGGACAAGTTCACCGAAGACGAGCTCGAGATGATCGGGCTCGGGTACGACAGGATGGTCCGGTTCATGGACAAGGACGACCCGAGGCTGCGCCACCCTCACGACTGGTTCAAGTACGGTGAGTTCGGGCCTTACTCGTGGCGCGGCGTCGTGGTCGGGGACCCCGTCCGCGGGACCATCTCCGACGAGTGCGTGACCATGTACGGGGAAGTGGCGAATCACGAGGAGTTTGAGAAGGTTGAGCAGCACGAGATGAATCTTGCGTTTCAGAAACGGGTCAAGGAGTTGGATTCGGGTGTTGGGTTGAGGTACTTTTGGGTTTTCGTTAGGCATCCCAAGTGGAGGTTGAGTGAGTTGCCGTGGGAGCAGTGGACGTTGGTGAGTGAGGTCGTTGTGGAGGTGGATAAGAAGAAGAGGTTGGATAAGTGGAACTTGATGGGGAGGTTGGGGAACAAGTCGAGGTCTTTGATATGTCAGTGCGCCGCTTGGTTTAGGCCTGATATTGTTTATGTGAAGAAGCCTGTGTTTCAGTGTAGGTTCGAGCCTCAGGAAGATTTTTTTAACTCGATTGTGCCTTATTTGAACCCCGTGACGGAGGCTGGATACGTGTTTGAGGTGGAGGATGATGATGGGAGGGTGGAGTTGAGTACTTACTATGGAGGGTTGTGTAAGATGTTGAAGGTGAGGCAAACCGCTTTTGTGGATGATGTGGTGAAGGCTTATGAGAAGTTGAGTGATGAGAAGAAGTCTAAGGTTTTGAGGTTTTTGCTTGGGAACCATCCGATTGAGTTGTTGCATCCGTATACTAAAGAGTGGAAAGCGAAGCTGGAGGAGATGGAGCTTGGGTGTGATGCTCCGgatgaagatgaggatgagGTGATTAATAGTGGGAGCTCGGAGAAGGGTGAGTTTTCTGAATGGGTTGAAGATGAAGGTGGTGATAGCGagatggaggaagaagaagaggatgatgatgataatatgGTTGTTGATGTGGAAGGGAACGTGGAAGAAGACAGTTTGGAAGGTGAAGTAGATGAGGTTGATCCGGAACAGGATGAGAGGTATTGGGAAGAGCAATTCAAGAAAGCGACAAGTAATGCAGAGAGGATGGAGACGCTTGCGGAGATGAGCATGGTGGTTTCGGATAAGTTTTATGAGAAGCAGTTGAAGGCAATGGCGGAAAGAGAAGATGGAGATGGAGATTTTGGAGGAGATGAGTTGGAGATGAGAGGTAAGAAGGCGAAAGTGAAGCCAGAAGAATGGAAGACTGTAGGATATGGAAGGTggatgaagaagataaagaagagTAGAATCCCACCTGAGCTCTTTCTTCGTGCTGCTGTTAGGCCCTTTGTTTACAGGAACCTTGTGAAAGAGATTGTTCTGACAAGACACGCTATTTTGGAAGGCGAGATTGGCCAAAATGAGTGA